The Amycolatopsis coloradensis sequence GCGGTGAGCACCGTCCTGGTCGGCACGCCGATCGGGAGGGAGTTCACGCCGGGGAAGTCGAGGGCGGGGATGCGCACGACCGGGGCGCCGAGGTACTCCACGGGACCCGGCCCCGGGGCGATGATCAGCACGTCGTGCGCGCGGTCGCGGAGGTGTTCCACGACGCGGAGCACGGAGTTGGTCACGCCGTTCACCTGGGGCAGGAAACTTTCGGTGACTATCGCGACTCGCACGCGGATCACTGTCGCATCCGGTTGTGACGCCCACGCCAACAAAAACGGAACAGACGACATGTCATCTCAAGGTCGTGTTCCGTAAACCAGGCTCGGCCACACTAGTCAGGCATGACCCTCCTGTCGTCAAGGCCGCCTCAGCCCGTCGAGCCAGGGCTGGTGTCGAGGGCCCTCGAAGTGGCCGGGCGGCTGGCCAACGACGCGACCGACGTGATCACCGCGACCGCGGGCCGGGGCGCCCAACCCGATCCGAAGGACTCGCCCTTCGACTGGGTCACCGACACCGACCGGATTCTCGAACGCCACACCCGGCGCGTGCTGACCGCGGAATTCCCCGGCGTCCCCGTCGTCGGCGGTGAATTCGGTGCCGACCACGGGGCCGACGTCGCGGAATACCGCTGGGTGGTCGACCCGGTCGACGGCACCGCGAACTACGTCGCCGGTGTCCCCTGGTGCGCGTACAGCCTCGCCCTGATCGACGCTTCGGGTCCGGTGGTGGGCGTGGTCGCGGACCCGTACCGCGCCCAGATCTACGCCGCCGCGCGCGGCCGCGGCGCGCGGGCGAACGGCAAGCCGATCACGCTCACCGACCGGTGCGGGACCGCCGGGGCGATCGTCTGCACGGAGCTCACGCGCAAGGGTGTCTGGCCGGGGATGGGCCAGTTCATCGAACGGGCCGCCGCCGCGCACGCCGGGGTCCGGGTGCTCGGCTCGGCGGCGCTGGCGATCGCCCAGGTCGCGCTGGGGCACGCGGCCGCGGCGGTGCTGCACAGCTACCGCGAATGGGACGTCGCCGGATCGGTCGCGCTGGCCATCGAGGCGGGTGCCGTGGTCCTGGACCGGCACGGGGAAGGCGCGGCCCTGCCCGTCGACGCGCTCCTGGTCGCGGCGCCGGGGGTGGCCGACGAGGTCTTGGGCTGGTGGCAGGAGTCGGTCGG is a genomic window containing:
- a CDS encoding inositol monophosphatase; protein product: MTLLSSRPPQPVEPGLVSRALEVAGRLANDATDVITATAGRGAQPDPKDSPFDWVTDTDRILERHTRRVLTAEFPGVPVVGGEFGADHGADVAEYRWVVDPVDGTANYVAGVPWCAYSLALIDASGPVVGVVADPYRAQIYAAARGRGARANGKPITLTDRCGTAGAIVCTELTRKGVWPGMGQFIERAAAAHAGVRVLGSAALAIAQVALGHAAAAVLHSYREWDVAGSVALAIEAGAVVLDRHGEGAALPVDALLVAAPGVADEVLGWWQESVG